The following is a genomic window from Micromonospora cathayae.
GCCGGGCGGCGACGGTGGCGGGGGCCGGCTCCGGCCGGAGGACGTGCGCGTACATGCCTGCCACCATTCCCTCCGCCGGTGGGCTGACGCGACCGGATTCTTCACCATCCGGATGCCCCCGGTCGACCCTCGGTACGCCCGGCGGCGGGTTCGTCCCCACCGCCCGGTTTGCCACCTCACGTAGCGGGAAGTCGGTACGGGTGCGAGCACTCACGACGAAGATCGAGCAGACGTCGGCCCTGGACCGGGTCGGTGACCGACTCCAGCGGGCGGTCCAGGCCACCCTCCGTCCGCAGCGGGTGCGTGACCTGCTGCACGGGGTGTGGCTCGGGCACCCGCTGCACCCGGCGATGGTGCAGGTGCCGGTCGGTGCCTGGATCAGCACCGCCGTCCTCGACCTGATGCCCGGCCAGCAGCGTGCCGCGACCACCCTGGTCACGGTCGGTACGGCCAGCGCCCTGCCGGCGGCGGTCGCCGGGTGGAACGACTGGGCGGCGCTGTCCCGGGACCAGCGGCGGGTGGGGCTGGTGCACGCCGCGTCCAACTCGGTGGGTCTGGTGTTGTACGCCGGCTCGATCGCCGCCCGGCTGACCGGCCGGCACCGTCTCGGCCGGACGCTGGCGTACCTCGGGCTGGGGGCGGCGAGCGCCGGCGCGTACCTGGGCGGGCACCTGGCGTACAAGCAGGGCGCGCAGGTCAACCAGAGTGTCTCCGAGGCGCACCTGATCGGCGAGGGTTGGCACCCGGTGGCCGACCTGGCCGCCCTGCCCGAGCGGAAGCTGGTGACCCGCGAGATCGACGAGGTGTCGGTGATCCTCTACCGGCACGGTGACGACGTCACGGTGATGCTGGAGCGGTGCCCGCACCAGAGCGGTCCGCTGAGCCGGGGCGAGGTACGCGAGATCGACGGGCACCCCTGCGTGGTGTGTCCGTGGCACGGCAGCGCCTTCCAGCTCAACAGCGGTGGCAAGGTGGTGCACGGCCCGGCTGCCAACGACCAGCAGGTGCTCGCCACCCGGGTCGTCGACGGTGTCCTCCAGACCCGGTTGTCCTGAGGCACGACCCGGTTGTCCTGAGCAGGACCCGGCTGTCCTGAGGGCACGACCCGGCTTGTCCGGTGGTTGACGAGGGGCCGGGTCAGCCCGGGGCGAGGAGGCAGAATTCGTTGCCCTCCGGGTCGGCCAGGACCGTCCACGGGACGTCCCGGTCCAGGTCGACGGCGGTGGCCCCGAGAGCCCGCAGGCGGGCCGCCTCGGCCGCCGGGTCGTCACCCGGGTAGGGGCGCACGTCGAGATGGACCCGGTTCCATCCGGTCTTCACGTCGGGGGTGCGGACAAACCGCAGGTACGGGCCGACGTTCCTGGCGGAGCGCAGCACCGCCTGCTGGTCGGTCACCTCGTGCAGGGTCCAGTCCATGGCCTCGCCCCAGAAGCGGGCCATGACCGGCGGATCCGCGCAGTCGACCACGACCGAGGCGATCGGGCCGGTGTCCCGGTAACGCGGTCCGGGGTCCAGCACGCAGAACTCGTTGCCCTCCGGGTCGGCCAGGACCGTCCACGGCACGTCACCCTGGCCCACGTCGGCGGGGGTCGCGCCGAGTTCGTTCAGGCGCGCGAGCAGTTCCGCCCGATGGGCCGCCGAGGTGGTGGCGAGATCGAGGTGTACCCGGTTCTTCACCGTCCTGGGTTCCGGGGAGACGACGAGGTCGAGGCAGACAGCGGTCGGGTCGGGGTAGACGAAGCCCTCGGGTTCGAGGTTGGTCACGCCGGGTCCCTCGCTGGACACGCCCCAGCCGAGCACCTCCGCCCAGAAACCGCCCAGCGCGGAGTCGTCCCGAGCCTTCATGTTGACCTGAACGAGCCGGGTTGCCATGCCGGTGATGCTAGGACCTGGGTGGAGTCGGTGGGGCCCCGAGCCGGCTTGACCGTCCGTCACCCGTACCGGTACTCGACCCTGGCGGCTTCGCCTGCGCGGCCGAGTGGAATGCGCCGGCCGGGGACACCCGACACCGGGTTCAACGGCGGTGCCGGCCGCTGGTCAGGGCCCGGGTGCCGCCGCCGGACGGTGTGGGACGGCGGCGCAGCCCGAGTACGGCACCGATCTGCGCGCCGACGATGCTCGCCACCGCCAGTACGGCCGAGACCGCCAGCGGTCGGTTGACCCGGTCCTCCGGGCCGGGGCGGGCCGCTCCGACGGTCATCGGGGGCGCTTCCTCCTGCGGCCAGTCCGTGGTCGGCGGCTCGGTCGTCCGGTCGGGCGTGCCCCGCTCCGGAACGATCTGCTCCGGAGCGCCCTGGTCCGGTGCGGTCCCGTCCGGGGCGATCTCGTCGGGGGCGGGCGCGGCCGGGGGTGGGGTCGGTCGCGGGCTCGGCCGGTCGACCAGCCGTCCGGTGGCGTGCGGCCGGACGCCACCGTCGTCGGCCTGCTGCGGCAGCTTCAGCAACTGGCCCGGGTGGATCCGGTCCGGGTCGCCGAGCTTGTTCAGCTTCACCAGGACCCGGTA
Proteins encoded in this region:
- a CDS encoding Rieske 2Fe-2S domain-containing protein: MRALTTKIEQTSALDRVGDRLQRAVQATLRPQRVRDLLHGVWLGHPLHPAMVQVPVGAWISTAVLDLMPGQQRAATTLVTVGTASALPAAVAGWNDWAALSRDQRRVGLVHAASNSVGLVLYAGSIAARLTGRHRLGRTLAYLGLGAASAGAYLGGHLAYKQGAQVNQSVSEAHLIGEGWHPVADLAALPERKLVTREIDEVSVILYRHGDDVTVMLERCPHQSGPLSRGEVREIDGHPCVVCPWHGSAFQLNSGGKVVHGPAANDQQVLATRVVDGVLQTRLS
- a CDS encoding VOC family protein — encoded protein: MATRLVQVNMKARDDSALGGFWAEVLGWGVSSEGPGVTNLEPEGFVYPDPTAVCLDLVVSPEPRTVKNRVHLDLATTSAAHRAELLARLNELGATPADVGQGDVPWTVLADPEGNEFCVLDPGPRYRDTGPIASVVVDCADPPVMARFWGEAMDWTLHEVTDQQAVLRSARNVGPYLRFVRTPDVKTGWNRVHLDVRPYPGDDPAAEAARLRALGATAVDLDRDVPWTVLADPEGNEFCLLAPG